A DNA window from Sulfitobacter sp. BSw21498 contains the following coding sequences:
- the pssA gene encoding CDP-diacylglycerol--serine O-phosphatidyltransferase: protein MTDMPPVAPDKVKTEFSLLQLLPNMLTIAAICAGISAIRFAAEGNFSLAVALITLASILDGMDGSTARYLGSNSKIGAELDSLADFVNFGVAPPLVVYFWGLQDFYRAGWLSVLVFAICCVMRLARFNVDSRTKDPLDDGGYFTGVPSPAGAMLVMLPIYLPYAFGPGAAMPDALTCLYIVLVGWVMVSRIPTWSLKSVSFSRTNVTYFLIFFTGFIACLVSFPWATLVLCCFAYAGSVLWAVIELEIAKRRG, encoded by the coding sequence ATGACAGATATGCCCCCCGTCGCACCCGATAAAGTGAAAACCGAATTTTCGCTGCTGCAGCTGTTACCTAACATGCTGACCATTGCCGCGATCTGTGCAGGTATTTCGGCTATCCGGTTTGCCGCCGAGGGGAATTTTTCGCTGGCCGTCGCGTTGATTACGCTGGCCAGCATCCTTGACGGGATGGACGGCAGCACTGCGCGCTATCTGGGCAGCAACAGCAAGATCGGTGCCGAACTGGATAGTCTCGCGGATTTCGTGAACTTTGGCGTCGCCCCGCCCTTGGTGGTGTATTTCTGGGGGCTGCAGGATTTCTACCGCGCGGGCTGGCTGAGCGTGCTGGTCTTTGCGATTTGCTGCGTGATGCGACTGGCGCGGTTCAACGTGGATTCGCGGACCAAAGACCCGCTGGACGACGGTGGCTATTTTACCGGCGTGCCGTCGCCTGCGGGCGCGATGCTGGTGATGTTGCCGATCTACCTGCCCTATGCCTTTGGCCCCGGTGCTGCGATGCCGGATGCGTTGACTTGCCTCTATATCGTGCTGGTCGGCTGGGTCATGGTCAGCCGCATCCCGACATGGTCGTTAAAGTCGGTCAGCTTTTCGCGGACCAACGTGACCTATTTCCTGATCTTCTTTACCGGCTTCATCGCCTGTCTTGTCAGCTTTCCCTGGGCCACATTGGTCCTGTGCTGCTTTGCCTATGCAGGCAGCGTATTGTGGGCCGTGATCGAGCTTGAGATTGCCAAGCGCCGGGGCTGA
- a CDS encoding phosphatidylserine decarboxylase, with protein MSMTSTFIKPMHPEGRKFVAIFAAITLVLFIIAEPLGWLGVGATVWCYYFFRDPERVTPKGDHLVISPADGIVSLIEPAVPPAELGMADTPLTRVSVFMNVFNCHVNRAPVAGEITEIAYRPGKFFNASLDKASEDNERNSLRIKMADGREVAAVQIAGLVARRIVCFTKKGAHTQAGQRFGLIRFGSRVDVYLPEGVTPRVSIGQTMVAGETVLAELS; from the coding sequence CTGAGCATGACCAGCACCTTCATCAAGCCGATGCACCCCGAGGGGCGCAAGTTCGTGGCTATCTTTGCGGCGATCACGTTGGTACTTTTCATCATCGCTGAACCTCTGGGGTGGCTGGGTGTCGGCGCAACCGTGTGGTGCTACTACTTTTTCCGCGACCCAGAACGTGTGACACCCAAGGGCGACCACCTTGTCATCAGCCCTGCCGATGGCATCGTATCGCTGATCGAACCTGCCGTGCCGCCCGCAGAACTGGGGATGGCAGACACACCCCTGACGCGGGTCAGCGTGTTCATGAACGTGTTTAACTGCCACGTGAATCGCGCGCCCGTCGCAGGCGAGATCACCGAAATTGCTTATCGCCCCGGCAAGTTTTTCAACGCCTCGCTGGACAAAGCGAGCGAGGATAACGAACGCAACAGCCTGCGTATCAAAATGGCCGATGGCCGCGAGGTGGCAGCCGTGCAAATCGCCGGACTGGTGGCGCGTCGTATCGTTTGCTTCACCAAGAAAGGCGCGCATACGCAGGCGGGTCAGCGCTTTGGCCTGATCCGCTTTGGGTCACGTGTTGATGTCTATCTGCCCGAAGGCGTCACCCCGCGCGTCAGCATCGGGCAAACCATGGTCGCAGGCGAAACCGTTCTGGCGGAGCTTTCCTAA
- the rsmD gene encoding 16S rRNA (guanine(966)-N(2))-methyltransferase RsmD: MRIIAGKHRGTQLADVGKGDTEAHLRPTSDRVRESLFSMLTHHNVINGARVLDLFAGTGALGLEALSRGAREVVFIENGRVGQKLITENIKKLRVEGETTLMRSDATALGDWIAAPFDLVFLDPPYGKGMGQAALIKARAGGWLTRNAMIVCEENAPLDPPPGFTREDKRKYGDTWITLLTPE, from the coding sequence ATGAGGATCATCGCCGGCAAACACCGTGGTACGCAGCTGGCTGATGTGGGCAAGGGCGACACCGAAGCGCATTTGCGCCCCACCTCTGATCGTGTGCGCGAGAGCCTGTTTTCCATGCTGACCCATCACAACGTCATCAACGGCGCGCGGGTGCTGGACCTGTTCGCAGGGACGGGTGCCTTGGGCCTAGAGGCGCTGTCGCGCGGGGCCCGCGAAGTCGTGTTCATCGAGAACGGGCGCGTCGGGCAAAAGCTGATCACCGAGAACATCAAAAAGCTGCGGGTCGAGGGTGAAACGACGCTGATGCGGTCGGATGCGACAGCGCTTGGCGACTGGATCGCGGCACCGTTCGATCTGGTCTTTCTTGATCCGCCCTATGGCAAAGGCATGGGGCAGGCCGCGTTGATCAAGGCGCGTGCAGGCGGCTGGTTGACCCGCAATGCCATGATCGTCTGCGAGGAGAATGCCCCGCTTGATCCGCCCCCAGGGTTCACCCGCGAGGACAAGCGCAAATATGGCGACACTTGGATCACGCTGCTGACACCAGAGTAG
- a CDS encoding NAD(P)/FAD-dependent oxidoreductase, protein MGHVVVIGAGQAGSSCVAKLRNSGFEGKITLIGAETVPPYQRPPLSKAYLLGDMALERLYLRPESFYPDHGIDLMLGTTVDSIDPAAQTIRVNGGDMPYDDLVLTTGSFPRRLPARIGGDLEGVHMVRDLTDVDTMGPRFTKGARVLIVGGGYIGLEAASVAAKLGLQVTLVEMGDRILRRVAAPQTSDFFRDLHAAHGVTIREGVGLERLTGDTHVTGAQLSDGSELAVDFVIVGVGIGAATALADAAGIVNDNGIMTDTHGRTSAPHVWAAGDCASFPYRGGRIRLESVPNAIDQAELVAENIMGADKEYVAKPWFWSDQYDVKLQIAGLNMGYDRVITRRTDADSVAFWYYRGDELLAVDAMNDPRGFMIGRRLIEAGKSPAPALIEDPATDMKALLKS, encoded by the coding sequence ATGGGTCATGTGGTGGTGATCGGGGCAGGGCAGGCGGGGTCATCCTGTGTGGCTAAGCTGCGCAACTCCGGCTTTGAAGGGAAAATCACGTTGATCGGCGCGGAGACCGTGCCCCCTTACCAACGCCCCCCCCTGTCCAAAGCCTATCTGTTGGGCGACATGGCGCTTGAACGGCTCTATCTGCGGCCCGAAAGCTTTTATCCCGATCACGGGATCGACCTGATGCTGGGCACCACTGTCGACAGCATCGATCCGGCAGCGCAGACCATTCGGGTGAACGGCGGGGACATGCCCTATGATGATCTGGTGCTGACCACCGGATCGTTCCCACGCCGCCTGCCTGCCCGCATCGGGGGCGATCTGGAGGGCGTGCATATGGTACGCGACCTAACGGACGTCGATACGATGGGGCCGCGCTTTACCAAAGGCGCGCGGGTGCTGATCGTCGGCGGTGGCTATATCGGGCTAGAGGCGGCCTCGGTTGCGGCCAAGCTTGGGTTGCAGGTGACACTGGTAGAAATGGGCGACCGCATCTTGCGACGGGTTGCAGCGCCGCAGACCTCTGACTTTTTCCGCGACCTTCATGCCGCGCATGGGGTGACCATCCGCGAGGGGGTTGGTCTGGAACGTTTGACGGGCGATACCCATGTCACCGGCGCGCAGCTGTCGGACGGGTCTGAACTTGCGGTGGATTTCGTGATCGTCGGCGTTGGTATCGGGGCGGCAACAGCGCTGGCCGATGCTGCAGGCATTGTGAATGACAACGGGATCATGACGGACACGCACGGCCGCACCTCTGCGCCGCATGTCTGGGCTGCGGGCGACTGCGCGTCCTTCCCCTATCGCGGCGGACGTATCCGGCTGGAATCCGTCCCCAACGCCATCGATCAGGCCGAACTGGTGGCAGAGAATATCATGGGTGCGGATAAGGAATATGTCGCAAAGCCGTGGTTCTGGTCCGACCAATATGACGTAAAACTGCAGATCGCAGGGCTGAACATGGGCTATGACCGTGTCATTACCCGCCGCACCGATGCCGATAGTGTGGCCTTTTGGTACTATCGCGGGGACGAACTTCTGGCGGTGGACGCGATGAACGATCCGCGCGGGTTCATGATCGGGCGCCGGTTGATCGAGGCGGGCAAATCCCCAGCGCCCGCGCTGATCGAAGACCCCGCCACAGACATGAAAGCGCTGCTGAAATCATGA